In Akkermansia muciniphila, one DNA window encodes the following:
- a CDS encoding O-antigen ligase family protein — protein MATLCKYWAFAFILCQLGQQYMLLSGIGSMGSFLLLGLGALLLLINAGRVLDRKTIASSSFIYSFVFIFILYQFTFGIFDLNEKTGIYLLAKVVCCLMIALSVQKDPSLYLQRLMPVLAAVTSVLILLGFVHNNLVFEGRYTLGFCNANGLGAVSSLCAGAMILDSSDRSKKKIAIILLCALATFLSGSRASIGILCLTFIIKYGLNVRFLAVLLAGILTWQIILPMTGISSTGLNRFTESVENMDFSSSREGERKATLLMIAESPILGNGFDVEQSEKAKEVSGLGSHNGYLDIMKMIGIPYSMLLFAFMAYYTFTVWRKFHKSACDYDRIHLFIIISVLIAANFESYLWGINQVVTTLLFTSFAVLQKRMTNLKHGI, from the coding sequence ATGGCCACACTCTGCAAATACTGGGCTTTCGCCTTCATTCTCTGCCAGCTAGGCCAGCAGTACATGCTCTTAAGCGGCATTGGCTCCATGGGGTCTTTCCTTCTGCTGGGTCTGGGGGCTCTTCTGCTGCTGATCAACGCCGGACGCGTACTTGACCGGAAGACGATCGCATCATCCTCTTTCATTTATTCTTTCGTCTTCATCTTCATCCTGTATCAATTCACCTTCGGTATTTTTGACCTTAATGAGAAAACGGGGATCTATCTGCTTGCCAAGGTGGTCTGCTGCCTGATGATTGCGCTTTCCGTCCAGAAGGACCCGTCACTTTATTTGCAGCGTCTCATGCCGGTTCTGGCGGCCGTCACCAGCGTGCTCATCCTCCTCGGTTTTGTCCACAATAACCTTGTTTTTGAGGGACGCTACACCCTGGGGTTCTGCAACGCGAATGGTCTGGGAGCCGTCTCTTCATTATGCGCGGGGGCCATGATTCTGGATTCTTCCGACCGCTCAAAGAAAAAAATCGCCATCATTCTTCTGTGCGCCCTGGCCACATTCCTCTCCGGCAGTCGGGCTTCCATAGGCATTCTCTGTTTGACCTTCATCATCAAATACGGTTTGAACGTCAGATTTCTGGCGGTGCTTCTGGCCGGAATCCTCACCTGGCAAATCATCCTGCCCATGACGGGAATCTCTTCCACCGGCCTGAACCGGTTCACGGAATCCGTGGAAAATATGGATTTTTCATCCTCCCGGGAAGGAGAACGGAAAGCGACCCTCCTCATGATTGCAGAATCCCCCATCCTGGGAAACGGCTTTGACGTGGAACAGAGTGAAAAGGCCAAGGAGGTAAGCGGCCTGGGCTCCCATAACGGCTATCTTGACATCATGAAAATGATAGGTATTCCCTACTCCATGTTACTGTTTGCGTTCATGGCGTATTATACCTTCACCGTCTGGCGGAAATTCCATAAATCCGCTTGCGATTATGACAGGATACACCTGTTCATCATTATCTCCGTTCTCATCGCCGCCAACTTTGAATCATATCTGTGGGGGATCAACCAGGTAGTCACAACCCTGTTGTTCACCTCCTTCGCCGTATTACAAAAACGCATGACAAACCTTAAACATGGAATCTGA
- a CDS encoding alpha-1,2-fucosyltransferase: MESEKTYFYPVLSDYDFGWFRLSGPGLANCMFVAARAYILSRQENAGYISPTWTKLSPGTFLRREKDKRVYFKIFNELGISGFKKIRLLLAEKLRPGSRKVKQIRGMGEYFDDLNEHMDLVHEFIEKITRKEIIENVHPEALKDCIAIHVRLGDYSPEMRVDILWYVNLVKEILSIKPSQQFLIFSDGSDEELRELLALSNTRRAFYGNAYADMYAISKCKWVIASDSTFSAWGAFMGERPILFNKRHFKRVFRDRIPEAVLGDSTRIPDEFKTLL; encoded by the coding sequence ATGGAATCTGAAAAAACATACTTCTACCCCGTCCTCTCGGATTATGACTTCGGCTGGTTCCGTTTATCAGGACCGGGGCTTGCCAACTGCATGTTTGTGGCGGCCCGCGCCTACATACTCAGCAGGCAGGAAAACGCAGGCTATATTTCCCCCACCTGGACCAAACTCAGCCCGGGAACCTTCCTGCGCCGGGAGAAAGATAAAAGAGTCTATTTCAAAATTTTCAATGAACTGGGAATCAGCGGATTCAAAAAAATCCGACTGCTGCTTGCGGAAAAATTGCGCCCCGGCTCCCGGAAGGTGAAACAAATCCGCGGCATGGGGGAATACTTCGACGACCTCAATGAACACATGGACCTGGTGCATGAATTCATTGAAAAAATCACCAGGAAGGAAATTATTGAAAACGTGCATCCGGAAGCCCTGAAGGACTGCATCGCCATTCACGTGCGGCTGGGAGACTATTCCCCGGAGATGCGGGTGGATATCCTCTGGTACGTGAATCTCGTCAAGGAAATCCTGTCCATCAAGCCGTCCCAGCAATTCCTCATCTTTTCCGACGGCTCGGACGAAGAGCTGCGGGAGCTGCTGGCCCTGTCCAACACCAGGCGCGCGTTTTACGGCAACGCCTACGCGGATATGTACGCCATCAGCAAGTGCAAATGGGTCATCGCTTCGGACTCCACCTTCTCCGCCTGGGGGGCATTCATGGGGGAACGCCCCATCCTGTTCAACAAAAGGCATTTCAAGCGGGTGTTCCGGGACCGCATTCCGGAAGCCGTTCTGGGGGACAGCACCCGCATTCCGGATGAATTCAAGACGCTGCTTTAA
- a CDS encoding glycosyltransferase, which produces MKKQYDFIYLTNTPSFYKARLCEELAKKHSVLLVLYGYGAEAVNTRLSGNENGFDYFFLHEGDAGKRNKALVLFRLLKLMARVRARRVLFSGWMAPEYNIYSFLSSKRRNAVICESSAIDSGMNGWKGLLKKAVIRRMSAALPSGSPHRALFEHIRYPGDIRVTGSVGIFNMEGRSSRPHSPSSPLNYIYVGRLAPEKNLEMLIREFNSNGRPLTIVGDGPQKELLRNMAGGNIRFLGHIPNDRLPEIYERHDVFILPSLYEPWGLVVEEALFRGLPVIASDKVGSAADMVTALETGAVFSLAAPDGLRNAIHEVEKNYETMARRVADINWNGRVEAQLKAYTSLLD; this is translated from the coding sequence ATGAAAAAGCAATATGATTTCATCTACCTGACCAATACGCCCTCCTTCTACAAGGCAAGGCTTTGTGAGGAACTGGCGAAAAAACACTCCGTTCTTCTGGTTCTTTACGGCTATGGGGCGGAAGCGGTCAATACCCGGCTCTCCGGCAATGAGAACGGCTTTGACTACTTCTTTCTGCATGAGGGAGACGCGGGAAAAAGAAACAAGGCCCTTGTCCTGTTCAGGCTCCTGAAGCTGATGGCCCGGGTCCGGGCCCGCAGAGTGCTGTTCTCCGGCTGGATGGCGCCGGAATACAACATCTACAGCTTTCTTTCCTCAAAACGGCGCAATGCCGTCATCTGCGAATCGTCAGCCATTGATTCCGGCATGAACGGCTGGAAAGGCCTGCTTAAAAAAGCCGTCATACGCCGCATGAGCGCGGCTCTCCCTTCCGGTTCCCCCCACCGCGCCCTGTTTGAGCATATCCGCTACCCGGGCGACATCCGCGTCACGGGCAGCGTCGGCATCTTTAACATGGAAGGCCGCAGCTCCCGTCCCCATTCCCCGTCCTCCCCCCTGAACTACATTTACGTCGGGCGCCTCGCGCCGGAAAAAAATCTGGAAATGCTCATCAGGGAATTCAACTCCAACGGGCGGCCTCTGACCATCGTGGGGGACGGGCCCCAAAAGGAACTTCTCAGAAACATGGCCGGGGGCAACATCCGCTTTCTGGGGCACATCCCCAATGACAGGCTCCCGGAAATCTATGAACGGCATGACGTGTTCATCCTCCCCTCGCTCTATGAGCCCTGGGGTCTGGTCGTGGAAGAAGCCCTCTTCCGGGGGCTGCCCGTCATCGCCAGCGACAAGGTGGGCAGCGCCGCCGACATGGTGACCGCTCTGGAAACGGGCGCGGTCTTTTCCCTGGCCGCTCCCGACGGCCTGCGCAACGCCATTCATGAAGTTGAAAAGAACTATGAGACCATGGCGCGCCGCGTAGCGGACATCAACTGGAACGGCCGCGTGGAAGCGCAGCTCAAGGCATATACCTCCCTTTTAGATTAA